Part of the Streptomyces sp. f51 genome is shown below.
GGGCGGACGCCCCCTCAAAACTGCAGCGTGATCGCCCTTCCCGCCGAGTGCGCAGCTCCTTGTGAAAGGCTGGGAGCATGATGGGCGGACGGTCCGAGAACCCAGAACTCTGGGCGTTCCTAGAATCACTGCACTACGGCGACATCCTTTCCGGCACCGTCACAGCGATCGAACGGTTCGGCGTGTTCGTGGCACTGGACGACGGCCCCGACCACCCGGTCTTCCCCGGCGTCGGGTTCATCACGATCCCCGAACTGTCCTGGCGGCGCATCGAAACCACCTTCGACGTTGTACAGGTCGGACAGCACGTCTCAGCCGAGTTCCTCCAGTTCGACACATGGAACCTGGAGGCCAGACTGTCCTTGCGGGCGACACAGCCGGACCCCTTCCAAACATTCGCCGACCGCACCGCGGTGGGGCAGAAACTGCACGGACGGGTCACCAAACTGATTCCGTTCGGCGTCTTCGTCCAGGTCGCCGACGGGATCGAGGGACTGGTCCACCTGCGAGAGCTCGCATCGACGCCCGTGGAAAGTCCGTCAGATGTCGTCCAGGCCGGCGACGAGGTCACGGTCGTCGTCACAGAAATCGACCGGGAGCGACGCAGGCTGGTTCTCTCTCGACGATAAAGCTCCTCCGACCACTCGTGGCTCCCGCATGTTCCCGCGACGGTTCCTCACACCAGCGTTCCTGAGCATCTGAGCGCCCGCTCGGCGCAAGGAAAACCCCGCTCCAACCCGGTGGACCTAGGCGGTCACAGCACTAGCAGCTCGGAACCGAGCCCTTGTTCCGCTCCAGGGCCACGAGAGCGTTCACCGCTCCGTCGAGGCTGGTCACCGGGATCAGCCGGAGCCCCTTCGGCAGCTCCGCCTTCGCGTCCGAGCACTCCGCCTTCGGAACCAGGAACACGGTCGCCCCGTCACGGTGGGCCGCCTGGGTCTTGAGGCTGACACCGCCGACCGCGCCGACCCTGCCGTCGGCGTCGATCGTCCCCGTACCCGCGACGACCCGGCCGCCCGTGAGGTCGCCGCCACTGCCGTCGCCGTCCAGCTTGTCGACGATCCCCAGCGAGAAGAGCAGTCCGGCACTCGGTCCGCCGACATCGGCGAGCTTGAGCGTGACCTTCACATCGCCCTTCTCGTGCAGATACCCCAGCGCCGCCTCGGTGGCGCTGTCCTGGGACTGCTTCATCTCGTTCGCGTTGTGCTGCTCGATCTCCTTGACGCTGCCGCCGCCCGGATAGACCGAGTCGCGGGGCATCACGGCCTTGTCCGTGGCGAACCAGGCGCTGAGCACGTCACCCAGGGACACGCTCGCGTCCGGGCCGGTGGCCTCGATCGTCGTCATCCGCAGCTGGCCGCTGGTCTTCCTGGTGGGCGCGCCGGTGATGGTGATCACCGGGTCGCCCTTGTTCTCGCCGAGGACGTTCGCCGTCAGGCCGGGCTGCGCCAGGGAGAACGGCAGCGGCGCGAACACCGCCGTGGCGAGGAGGGCCACGACGGGGACGGCGCAGACGGCGACGGCTTTGGGGCGCGTGAGGCGAGAGAGCACGGGGTCAATCTAACGTCACCGTCCGGCGGAACCCCCGCACAGGTCCCGGGGCCTCCGCCCCGCCCCCGCCCACGGCTTCCGCGCGGACGGCCCGGCCCCGTACGGATACGGCGACCAGGCAGGCACCCGGCCCCGCACGGGTAACCCCGGCCAGGCCGGCACCCAGCCCCCTACGGATACGGCGACCAGGTCGACACCCGGCCCCGTACGGGTAGTCCCGGCCCGGCCGGCACCCGGCCCCGAACGGGAAACCCCGGCCAGGCCGGCACCCAGCCCCCTACGGATACGGCGGTCCGGTCGAC
Proteins encoded:
- a CDS encoding S16 family serine protease; protein product: MLSRLTRPKAVAVCAVPVVALLATAVFAPLPFSLAQPGLTANVLGENKGDPVITITGAPTRKTSGQLRMTTIEATGPDASVSLGDVLSAWFATDKAVMPRDSVYPGGGSVKEIEQHNANEMKQSQDSATEAALGYLHEKGDVKVTLKLADVGGPSAGLLFSLGIVDKLDGDGSGGDLTGGRVVAGTGTIDADGRVGAVGGVSLKTQAAHRDGATVFLVPKAECSDAKAELPKGLRLIPVTSLDGAVNALVALERNKGSVPSC
- a CDS encoding S1 RNA-binding domain-containing protein, translating into MMGGRSENPELWAFLESLHYGDILSGTVTAIERFGVFVALDDGPDHPVFPGVGFITIPELSWRRIETTFDVVQVGQHVSAEFLQFDTWNLEARLSLRATQPDPFQTFADRTAVGQKLHGRVTKLIPFGVFVQVADGIEGLVHLRELASTPVESPSDVVQAGDEVTVVVTEIDRERRRLVLSRR